The DNA window CGTTCGTCGCCGCGCAGCCGGGCACCACCCTGGCCTGGGGTGGCGGACCGGAAACACCCGCCGCACTGACGCAGGAGGTGACCGCATGAAAAAGCTGTCCTGGCAGGACTCGCTGCCGGAGGTGTGGGAAGCGACGCTGGACACCCTCTACATGGTGGGCATCTCCTTCGTCCTCACGGTGATCGGCGGCGTGCTGCTCGGCGTGGTCCTGCACGTGACCTCGCCCAGTGGGCTGTGGCCGCAGCGAGCCGTCAACTCCGTGCTGGGCGCGATCGTCAACCTCTTCCGCTCGCTGCCGTTCCTCATCCTGATGATCGCGCTGATCGGCACGACGCGGATGATCGTCGGCACCGCGATCGGTCCGACGGCCGCGATCGTGCCGCTGACGATCGGCGCGATCCCGTTCTACGCACGCGTCGTCGAGTCGGCGCTGCGTGAGGTCCCCGTCGGCCGTGTGGAGGCGGCCCAGGCGATGGGCGCGAGCAACGGGCAGATCGTGCGGAAAGTGCTGTTGCCGGAATCTGTTTCGGCCCTGATCGCCGGTGCGACACTGACGGCCGTGCTGCTCGTCGGCTACTCCGCGATGGCCGGCGTCATCGGCGGCGGGGGACTGGGCGACTTCGCGATCGTCTACGGCTACCAGCGGTTCAACACACCGGTCCTGCTGGTCGCGGTCGTCGTGTTGATCGTCCTGGTGCAGATCCTGCAGTCCATCGGCGACGGCGCCGTGCGCGCGCTGAAGCACCGGAAGTAGGGCTCCACCCGTACTGGACCCCGGACATCGAGCGTGAAGGATCCCCGTCGGACGGGAATCCTTCACGCTCGGGCGTCAGGCCTCCCAGACGGCCTCGACGTCGAGAACCCAAGTGACCCCGTATCGGTCGGTCAGCATCCCGTACAGCGGCGCCCACTGCGCGGGGGCGAGCGGCGCGTGGATCGTCGCGCCGTCGGCCAGTCCGCTCCAGTAGCCGGCGATCTCGTCGGCGTCGGCGCCGCGGACCGACACGAAGAACGGGATGGTGCCGGCCGCCCACTCCGTGTGGGACGGGACGTCGTAGGCCATGATGCGGAACCCGTTGTCGGACAAAACCTGTCCCCACATCACGTGCTTCGCCTCGGACGGATCGGTGACGTTCTGGGCGTCGGCGTAGGTGATGACCACGAGTTCTCCACCGAACACGGATCGGTAGAACTCCAGCGCGGTTCGGGCGTCGCCGCGGAAGTTGAGGTGGGGGGTGACGTTGACGGTCATGGCGTCGTTTCTCCTTGCGCTCGGTGCACCGGCGTCTGCCGGCGTCGACGACCACGCTCGCAGCAGTAGCGGTCAGTTCCTGTCCGCTTCCTCGGATACCGTCGAGGCATGTCGACAGCCACCTCGCGTTCGCTGCTCCTGCTGTCGCTGTTGCAGGCGCGCCGGGAGTGGTCCGGCCCCGTCCTGGCAGTCCGGTTGGCGGTGAGTCCGCGCACGGTGCGTCGCGACGTGGACCGGCTGCGGGAGATGGGATACCGCATCGTCGCGCTCAAGGGCCCCGACGGTGGGTACCGGCTCGAGGCGGGGTCCGAGCTGCCCCCGCTGCTGTTCGACGACGAGCAGGCCGTGGCGCTCGCACTGGCGCTGCAGACGGTCGCGGCGACCGGGGCCGACGTCGGCGCCGCCGCCGAACGGGCACTCGCGACCGTGCGTCAGGTCCTGCCGTCACGGTTGCGGCATCGCATCGGTTCGGTTCGGATCACCGCGGTGGGGGACACCGGCGTGGCGGCGGGGGTCGATCCGGCGGTGCTCGCCTCGCTGAGCGCGGCGGCGTCCGAACGGGTGGTGCTGCGCTTCGACTACACCACCTCGGCGGGGCGCGTCGAGCGGCGCCGGATCGAGCCGCACCACGTCGTGACGGTCTCGGGCCGGTGGTATCTGGTGGGCTGGGACTGCGATCGGGACGACTGGCGGATCTTCCGGGCGGACCGCATCGAACCGCGCGTGCCGACGGGCCCCACCTTCGCGCGACGCACACTGCCGAGCAGCGACGTGCGGTCCTTCGTGTCCGCGCGATTCAGAGGGGCGGCCGGGGACGGGAGCTGGCCGTGCGTCGGCGAGGTGATCCTGCGTCTGCCCGCGGCCCGGGTCGCCCCGTTCGTCGACGCCGGCACGGCGGTCGAGGACCTCGGTGACGGGCGCTGCCGAATGGTCGGCGGTTCGTGGTCGTGGGAGTCGCTGGCGGCGGCAACCGGGCGATTCGATGCCGACATCGAGGTCGTGGCTCCGCCGGCGCTGCGCGCCGCCTTCGCGACGCTGGCGCAGCGGTTCGCGGAGGCCGCGCGGTCAGACGGCGGCGGGAGCCCGGGTGATGCCGACGACGTCACCGAGCCCGACCGGTCCGGGCACGAGCACGTCCGCGTAGACCCCGAGAGCCGGTAGATCCGCGGTGCCGTACCCGACCGAAACCCGGTGTGCCGCAGCGATCGTCTTCAGCATCCGGCGCTCGGCCGGCAGCTCCTGGTGCGCCAGGTTCACCATGCCGCAGCGTCCGGTCGGCATCCGAACCGCCGTCTCGGCCGCGCCCAGGCGAAGGCGCGACTCCACCCACTCGTCCTCGACCCATCCGGCGTCCCACTCGGGTGGGCCGACGACCACGTTCGGCCGGAAGCGGCGAACCTCTGCACGACCGGAACCCGGGGCGACGGCATTGAGGCTGGACGTGGTGAGCACATGCAACGGCGCCAGGTCGTAGAACCGCTCGTGCGCACCGCCCGTGGGGACCGCACCCACCGGGACGTCGGATTCCGGATCCTGGTCCGTGCGGCGGGAGGACGCCGCCACCGCGTCCTCCATCCCGACCCGGGCCTCCGCCACCCACTCCATCTCCATGACCCGCGACGTGCCCTGCGGTGACCGCAGGGACACGGGGCGTCCGACGAGGGCGGTCAGCTCGGCCGCCGTCCGGGGATCGTCACCGCGCACAACGGTGCCGCCGGGCAGCGTGATCTCGAGCGCGGCCGGATCTCCGACGGCGGTGTCGTCCAGTAGCCGCGCGCTGCACGCGAGCAGCGGACTCCACAACCGAGCGCGCTTGGCGCTGGCCACGTGACCCGTCCCGTCGTCGACGACCGCCCACACGTGGTCACCGCGGATGCCGTCCGGGTCGATCACCGCGGTGTCGAGGCGCTCACCGCCGAACGACTTGACCGGATACCGCCAGAGTTCGGTGACCGTGTGCCCCATTACGTCCGCCTCCGAAGAACGACTCCATTCGAGAGCGGACACTAGTGGGCAACCGCGTCGTTTTGTCCGGAACGCTCAGATCTGCAGTCCCAGCAGCGCGTTCTCGACCACCTCGGCGAGGGCGGGATGGATCCAGTACTGCCCGGTGGCCATGTCGTGCGCCGACAGCCCGAAGCTCATCGCCTGGATCAGCGGCT is part of the Rhodococcus sp. SGAir0479 genome and encodes:
- a CDS encoding VOC family protein; the encoded protein is MTVNVTPHLNFRGDARTALEFYRSVFGGELVVITYADAQNVTDPSEAKHVMWGQVLSDNGFRIMAYDVPSHTEWAAGTIPFFVSVRGADADEIAGYWSGLADGATIHAPLAPAQWAPLYGMLTDRYGVTWVLDVEAVWEA
- a CDS encoding methionine ABC transporter permease, whose translation is MKKLSWQDSLPEVWEATLDTLYMVGISFVLTVIGGVLLGVVLHVTSPSGLWPQRAVNSVLGAIVNLFRSLPFLILMIALIGTTRMIVGTAIGPTAAIVPLTIGAIPFYARVVESALREVPVGRVEAAQAMGASNGQIVRKVLLPESVSALIAGATLTAVLLVGYSAMAGVIGGGGLGDFAIVYGYQRFNTPVLLVAVVVLIVLVQILQSIGDGAVRALKHRK
- a CDS encoding MOSC domain-containing protein — encoded protein: MGHTVTELWRYPVKSFGGERLDTAVIDPDGIRGDHVWAVVDDGTGHVASAKRARLWSPLLACSARLLDDTAVGDPAALEITLPGGTVVRGDDPRTAAELTALVGRPVSLRSPQGTSRVMEMEWVAEARVGMEDAVAASSRRTDQDPESDVPVGAVPTGGAHERFYDLAPLHVLTTSSLNAVAPGSGRAEVRRFRPNVVVGPPEWDAGWVEDEWVESRLRLGAAETAVRMPTGRCGMVNLAHQELPAERRMLKTIAAAHRVSVGYGTADLPALGVYADVLVPGPVGLGDVVGITRAPAAV
- a CDS encoding helix-turn-helix transcriptional regulator, with the protein product MSTATSRSLLLLSLLQARREWSGPVLAVRLAVSPRTVRRDVDRLREMGYRIVALKGPDGGYRLEAGSELPPLLFDDEQAVALALALQTVAATGADVGAAAERALATVRQVLPSRLRHRIGSVRITAVGDTGVAAGVDPAVLASLSAAASERVVLRFDYTTSAGRVERRRIEPHHVVTVSGRWYLVGWDCDRDDWRIFRADRIEPRVPTGPTFARRTLPSSDVRSFVSARFRGAAGDGSWPCVGEVILRLPAARVAPFVDAGTAVEDLGDGRCRMVGGSWSWESLAAATGRFDADIEVVAPPALRAAFATLAQRFAEAARSDGGGSPGDADDVTEPDRSGHEHVRVDPESR